TACGATAAATCGGTTCATTTTGCATGGGTAGTCCCGTTTTCTTTCGTCAGAAACAGACTACTCCATGCTTTTTTTATTTACATGCTATTTTAAATTCGATGTGAGGGCTATTGTGCAACAAGGCCTCTTCAATCTCCCGATTTGAAAGTAGGTCATCAAATTTATAAGTTCTAACATAATTGTCGCCACGTTCGCTAATATATTTCATTTTAACCTCACCAATAATTGAACTTTAGGATAGGAACTCAAAAATTATTACACAATAATAATCGCGGGTTATTAAGCAGAGAAAATTTTCCGTGCTTATCTTAATAGATTGTCATAGAAAACTTTTTACTTTATAGAGGAACTTTCATAGCGATTTATTCAAAAAGAGAGACATGGAACCCTACATTTTAGGCGCTATTTTTCTTCCTATCCTGCTGTCACCCCTCTTTCTTTACATCAATGAACTTCCTCGTCTACGCAATTATCAAGGATACATCTCTTCACTTATTGCTCTAATCACCCTTATCTGTATTGTTGTGGCAGGAAAAAAATCTTTTTGGAATGTGCCCACTCCGTTTACCATCCCCTGGATACCTTCTCTCGGCATCAATCTTTCTTTTATTACAGATGGCTTATCTCTTTTTTTTGGCATCCTCATCACAGTGATGGGCATTTTAGTGAACCTCTACGCTCAGTTTTACATACCTCCCGAAGATTCCTCCTTAGGTAGGTTCTACTGCTACCTAACGTTTTTTATGGGGTCGATGGTCGGCGCTGTCTTTTCGATTAATTTAATGGTTCTATTTTTGTTTTGGGAAATGACGGGACTTGCCTCCTTTTTACTTATCGGTTACCACTATGAAGAGCAAAAAGTCTGTAACAGTGCCAAAACAACTTTCTTAGTGACAGCTTTCACAGGACTTAGTTTATTAGCCGGCATCATTTTAATTGGACAGATGTATGGAACCTATGATTGGATGTATCTCGTTAACCACATCGACCTCTTTAAAAAAGAATTTTGGCCTTCAGCTATAATCATTCTCTGTTTTTTGGCCGGGATATTTGGCAAGTCAGCACAATTTCCTTTTTACTTCTGGTTACCGAAAGCCATGGTCGCCCCCACTCCAGTGAGCGCCTACCTGCATGCAGCCACTATGGTAAAACTCGGTATTTTTCTTGTCGCTAGGATGTATCCCCTATTTGTGACAAACGCGCTTTGGTTCCCTGTGGTTTCCTCTATCTGCTTTTTAACCATGCTGATTGGAGCCACTCTTTCATTGCTTTCACATGATTTGAAAGCCATCCTAGCTTATGCCACAATTAGCCAACTAGGTTTCTTCATCGGCTTCTATGGAATGGGCAGCGAAGAAGGGGTGCAGTATGATTTTGTGCATATTTTGAATCATGCGCTCTACAAGGGAAGCTTATTTATGCTTGTCGGCATTGTCCATCATAGCACGGGCATCAAGGACATCAGACGTTTAGGAGGCCTTCTAAAGCTCCTCCCCTTTACAACTATCCTCTTCTTTCTTTCAACTGCTGCCATGGCAGGGCTACCTGGAACAATCGGTTTTTTAAGTAAAGAAATGATGCTTGCTGATGTCGTTGCTCTTGGAGAAGCGCATCATAGTGGCTGGGTTATTCTTGGGATTCTTTTTACCGCCTCGCTTTTTAAAGTTGCCTTCTCGATTAGACTCTTCTACCATCTTTTCGTTCGTCCAAGAAAACAGCTCGCTTATGTCTTTCACCCACCAGGATTAGCCATGCAACTCCCTCCCGCCATTTTGAGCGCTGGAGCATTTATTCTCGGGGTCTGGCCTTCAGGGCTTAACCAGCTGGTGCACTATTTTTACGTCTCAGGATTGCACACAGAGACACCCAATGTGATTAAAATTTGGCATGGCTGGACAATCGAACTCCTTATGAGCTTTGGGATCTTTACATTTGGTACCTTACTGTTTTTCCTAGTGGAAAAAACAAGTTGGTACTGGCTAAAAATTCCCGATACGCTGCATTTAGATGCCTTCTACGAAAAAATGATACGTTTTTTCCAACAATTCAGTATTGCTGTGACACAATTCGTCCACTCTAAAAGACCCGATACCCATTTAAATTGGTTGTTCTTATTGGTCATCGGCTTTGTAGGCTGGCAACTGCTACCTTTTCTCGTTCACAAACCGACCATCACATTAAATAAAATTGAACCCATCCGCGCCATCGCAGGTATTACTGTTGCTTTCTTTAGCCTCTCTGTTCTTTTCTTTAGGCACACGCTTTCCCAGCTTATCGCTCTTTCCATTTCTGGTTTAGCCCTTACTCTTTACTTTGTTCTTTATGAAGCACCTGATCTTGCCATGGCCCAAGTACTTATTGAAGTGGTTACCCTCTTTTTAGTTTTGATTTTTCTCAATGCGATTAAAAATGTGGAAGAGACACCTCCCGAAAAAAAATGGCGGCAAGCTATAAAGATGACCCTTTCATTAGGGATGGGGTGCGCAGCCTTCTTAATTAGCTATGTTTATAGCGCACAAGCTAAGCCAGAATTTTTAAAAGATTTTTTCCTGGAAAACAGTCTTCCTTTAGCTCATGGCAAAAATGCCGTTAATACAATCCTCGTGGATTTCCGTGGATTAGATACGTTGGGAGAGATTTCTGTTCTCATTATCGCTTGTCTCGGAGCGATTGGACTGCTGACAACAAGAGCTCCCTATCATTATGACTTTTCAGGGCGGGAAAGCGATTCCATTCCTTCTGCAATTTTGAAAAACATTCTCCCCCTCGTCTTTTTTTTAGTTAACCTTTTCGCTTTTTATCTCCTAGTCCGCGGTCATGATGAGCCAGGAGGAGGTTTTGCAGGAGGACTCTGTTGTGCGATTGC
This window of the Chlamydiales bacterium STE3 genome carries:
- a CDS encoding Na(+)/H(+) antiporter subunit A (Product derived from UniProtKB/Swiss-Prot:Q9RGZ5;Gene name derived from UniProtKB/Swiss-Prot:Q9RGZ5), with product MEPYILGAIFLPILLSPLFLYINELPRLRNYQGYISSLIALITLICIVVAGKKSFWNVPTPFTIPWIPSLGINLSFITDGLSLFFGILITVMGILVNLYAQFYIPPEDSSLGRFYCYLTFFMGSMVGAVFSINLMVLFLFWEMTGLASFLLIGYHYEEQKVCNSAKTTFLVTAFTGLSLLAGIILIGQMYGTYDWMYLVNHIDLFKKEFWPSAIIILCFLAGIFGKSAQFPFYFWLPKAMVAPTPVSAYLHAATMVKLGIFLVARMYPLFVTNALWFPVVSSICFLTMLIGATLSLLSHDLKAILAYATISQLGFFIGFYGMGSEEGVQYDFVHILNHALYKGSLFMLVGIVHHSTGIKDIRRLGGLLKLLPFTTILFFLSTAAMAGLPGTIGFLSKEMMLADVVALGEAHHSGWVILGILFTASLFKVAFSIRLFYHLFVRPRKQLAYVFHPPGLAMQLPPAILSAGAFILGVWPSGLNQLVHYFYVSGLHTETPNVIKIWHGWTIELLMSFGIFTFGTLLFFLVEKTSWYWLKIPDTLHLDAFYEKMIRFFQQFSIAVTQFVHSKRPDTHLNWLFLLVIGFVGWQLLPFLVHKPTITLNKIEPIRAIAGITVAFFSLSVLFFRHTLSQLIALSISGLALTLYFVLYEAPDLAMAQVLIEVVTLFLVLIFLNAIKNVEETPPEKKWRQAIKMTLSLGMGCAAFLISYVYSAQAKPEFLKDFFLENSLPLAHGKNAVNTILVDFRGLDTLGEISVLIIACLGAIGLLTTRAPYHYDFSGRESDSIPSAILKNILPLVFFLVNLFAFYLLVRGHDEPGGGFAGGLCCAIAIILIGIVTPNPKRNYFIHVDPLRLTFFGLALVLLVGLSGLFSGSFLTHHYFYWHLPIVGKVVVNTPLIFDTGVFLIVVGMTVKIVFFFRNFVSKERGAESTWT